One Plasmodium malariae genome assembly, chromosome: 3 genomic window, tgtattatttattatttcatcttttttttttttttttttctctctctctctctatatatatatatatatttacatatatatttacatatattaagaCATCCTTTCTTCTTTCCCTTATCACCCCTTGTTTTTTCAAGACAGAATTCTTCTTTAAGATATAACGGATCCATGTTACAATTTtgtgcatttatataaattttagaaatacttttaaattttttattattttttttcttgaccataaattttgtttttactaACATAATCGTGTCATGtagtgtatattttttttttccttttcgtGTTTCcatctttttcctttttttttttttttttttttttttttttgttaaaaaaaaattaataaaataacagtaaataataatgatagaATTTCCCAGGGTGATGTTCTTCCTCCTTTCGCTCGTTCTTCTAAACGTTTcgaaagaatataatataaggAATATTGGAGGTAATAATCTCAAAAATTTAAGATATCCAGATAATGCAGGGGATATAACTATAGCACATCCAGATTCTCTAACCCCCAATGAAGAAGATCAGCTAGGTAAAAATGTTATTCATAGACATGCCAACTTCATTCAAGCATCTGCTTCCTCAAGAAATATGTTACATGATAAAGAAAGACATGCGTCTAAGAATCTTGTATCACATGAAATCACAGGAGTTGTTAAAGGAATAATAGAAGGACAACCCATATCAATAGCTTTAGGAGCACAGTACTCGAATAATTTTGAATCTTTAGAAGTATTAACATTAACTGCTTCTAGTCCTACTTTCAGATTTAAAGTACCTGCaggtaaatattatttacgtACTTTTGGAGCTGCATATATGACGCCTAGTGCTATAAAAGTAAATGTGCCTtgtgaaaaatgtaaatttgtAAATACTCTATATACTGATTCTATCGATATGAGTCCTTATGAAAATGACcctaatttgtttatatatgaatgggAATTACAATCATCAGCTCCTATTGCGTtagaacatataaatacgATACATAATGATGATGCTGAATGGACACATGAACATGATTTATCAAATGAGTTAAAATTAGACGGATCAGGTGCTGCAGCAactttaaaagaattttatggAATTGAATTAATGGGTTTATGGGGATCTGAATATGCAGATAGGTTACTAAATGTAATTGCTAAATTTCCAAAGTGTATACAATTAGTTACTTATGATAAGGAAGAAAGATCTCGACAAAGAAAACATCAAAAATGGATATTAGTTCAAGAGGATTTAGGAGCATTTGATATGGATGTCGAAATATTTGGTGAAGGggataatgaaaattactCTAAAATAGTACGTGTTTCTAAGGAAGCATTTGAATATtcgaaaaaaatagtaaaaaatccAGGTAGTAATGGGAAATATTATTCAAGAAGATTAGAAAAGGTGTTAATTCGTGCTCTTTTATCATCTgattatgaattattttcAACTTATTTTGAACAGAAACATGGGGTTACTTTATTAGACCCAGAGAGAAATTATTCCTTAGTAGAACGTGTAACAGGATATTCATATAATGATTATCAACCTTGGCGTCAAAATATTGAAGAGCTTGTTGAATTAGCTACATCATGGGATGAATATCCACAAGGATTTCAAAAAGTGTCTggattaaaatatttaggaAGGAGAAAGAATGGGTTGAAACACCCTGTTTATCCAACTGCTCCAGCTGTGGCTTTTCCTGCTGGTGCTCAAAGAGATTCCCTTCTTGAATTTATGGAATCTGCATTTGTAAATTATAGAGATATATCTCATTTAGTGCTTCACGAAATTGggcattttatatatgtaaatctTTTATCTAgcgaattaaaaaatatttggatATCAACGGGTCAATGGTATGAAGAACCTTTATCCCCTAGTAAATGGGCTACTAAAAATGAGCTAGGCTTCGTTTCTGCATATGCACATGATAAAACACCAGGCGAAGATTTCGCAGAATCAATTGCTGCCTTTGTGTTGAACCCTAGATTGTTAAATTCTAGAAGtagtattaaatataattggATAAAATCAAATGTATTTAGTGGTAGTTTTTATGTTACTAATGGTAAACATAAATTTGAAGTTCTAAACCTAggaaatgaaatattttattttcctgggagagtaaaaaaaatacatgcaGAAGTGTTGGGTAGTCCAAGTGAAGATAAGAAAGTTAAGataaatattactttattatcctctaagggaaaaaaaggatGTGCTAAGAATGCATATGCAAGatttttttctgaacaaCAAACTTTTAAagatgtatatttttatacagaAGATCATTCGGAATGTAGTCATAACTTATATACTGAGTTTACTATGAATCCAAGTGAGAGTAGAGGTAAATGGGTAGTTGAATCATTAACCTTTAAAGGGGAGAATAATATAGATCGTTACACAGGGCTAGGatcttttatgttatatttgtatatcaATAATCAAGATGAGGATATTGAAAAACCAATACCATTACTTGAGTCAGTTTCTATATATCCATATAATGGAGTAGGTACAGAAGATTCATTATTAAGATTACAAATTCTAGTACTAGaggataaaaatttaaaaatatttggtGGTACTTATGCAAGTTTTGCCTCTAGAGAAAATTCTAGCTACTCGTATAGTAACCATACTTACCAATCTTATGATCAAGAATTAGATGTATCAAAATTAAATAGAgattattttgtaaatgaTATCTCTACTAGCGGTTTTAGACAAGTTAGCATGGATTCATGTAGTGCATATACAGATATGAATGTACCTAATTTGAAATGTTTTCAAGTAATGAATCCTGTACATATTCCAAAATATTGTGTAGGGGGAAGATATTACTTCAGACAATTTGCTGTAGAAGATGACGCAGGTAATCAAAATATCCTTAACGTTTCATCTAACAAGTATTATGCTGATTTAGTACCTTCATCTGAGAGAGATAGACAAGAACCAGTTGTACGTAATGTCCAAGTGTCAAGTAAACCAGCTAATAATCAACATGATGGAGAAACAATTGTTAATGTAGATTTTTCTGTATATGATGACTTATCTggagtatattatatttatatatatctaagaGATCCTCATGGTGGTAGGCATGCAAGCCACATAGACAGGACGATATTACCAAAAGGTAAGGAATATAAATCCATTAAGCATCAGATATTGTTACCAAAGGGATCAATGCCAGGAACATGGCTGTTAGAAGAAATTAAGGCCATTGATATGTGCAAGAACGAGTCCAGGAATGTGTACACCTACAGCGTCTTTGTCGAAAATAATTAGTTGCTTGAGCCTCTGTGGGCTAAGAGAAAAGGGTCAGGAGTGCAAACAGcgcaaaaaagaaaaaaatatataaattaaaaaaaaaaaaatataaaataaataatatgccACTTATTCACCTGCATCTCATACGTCACTGCAAGCAGTATATAATTCTTTGTAACttaatttcttcttttaaataataacacCGTGCGTGTTTTTAAGCGTTTTGCTCCTGCTTCAATTCAAAATTGTTCTGAAGTAGGAATAAATCAACAGTTTTGTAATCccattttgtttcttttgttttattttgttatcttTTTTGGTATCTTTTTTGATATCTTTTTTGATATCTTTTTTGatatcttttttgttttttcttcttttttttctattctttttttcgtaCGAAATATATTAACGTTTATTGTCATCTCATTCAGTGAGCATGTAAAAAACGCTTTAATACGTacaatatctttttttttttttttttttttttttttttactctttttcTCGCCTTATGCATGCACAAAAGCAAACATAAATTTgcattatatgtatgtgtacttGTTAACGCCTCCCCCCcccacacacacacacacacctCTCAGAGGTCTTATATATCCAtccaaataatatatacaccttcgctttaaaatattttttttatacataattcttttttttttaaataaatagaaataaaaaataaaaaaaaaaattttacatttaagtataatttcttttactataaatttttatataaatatatttttgctatataataaataagaatagTTTTACAACACTCATTAACtaattgaatatttttgtatttcgTCTAACTGTTTAAATTAAGTACAACAATAAGCAAGCTACAATTCTtcaggaaaaaggaaaatttctGACTAACccgttaattattttttttttgtttcatctGCTATTTAACCAAGTGAACAAAGCGTAAAATAGGTCAATAGGGAAGGGGGGGAAAAGTTGGgtttaacaaatttttttttcttgtttgcAAACACATTTCTGCTCATTGCTTattgatttttattttttgcttcttACTTATTACTTATtacttattaattttttttttcttttttcttgtttttttgattttttctttcttttaattttctacATTTGTTCTGTATATTGTTGTTCATTAGTACAAAGAACTTTCCTATAACATGTACTTGGCTTTTCCTCTAATTTCCCTTCGAAATTAACTTCAATAAAAAACTGCACTAATAAGTAGTAATACATTTTATCCCATAAATATTGCGCTTTAATgggaatttttaaaaagttgcATAAAATGCTTCAATCACTGTTTTTTGAACATTCTTGAtaacttatttaaaaattgcaACTCAAAGAAACTTTTCAAACTTTTTAtgattttcatataaaagcAATTgccacaaaaaaaataaaaaattataactaaTATTTCAGATTAAATAATTggaattataattaaaaagatgaagaaaagaaataatttttttttttacttcaaaAGGTTtgcattttaataaattttatgcatATTAGTTTCAATTTTTACATTGTGTCTGCACATATCTGTAACGAGGGTTAGAAtgacacacatatatatgtatatatgtatatatatatatgttaaaaagtATGAAAAATGGAGAGAAAGAGgcaaacaaaacaaatatgtagaaaaaaaataatgaacttGTTATGTTTTATCCCAAtgaatgttttttaaaaaaaaaattacaattataataaaaaattattataaaaagacaTCGACCAAATCTcgaacattaaaaaaaatgaaaaaaataaaaataaaggtaaaagataacataaaaaaatagggaCAACatagagaaaaaatagagaaaaaatagagaaaaaaagtGAAACGTGTAAAAAACAGGAAGATGAAATAATAGATTTATGCGCATATACCGCATATgtttgcacatatatactaATGTGTAAATGAGTATTAAGGTTAAAGGGTTCATGTTAATGGaataagtttaaaaaaaagtgacaaaaaaaaaaaaaaaattaataacaataacatatatatatgaatgcaTTTTCCTTAACATCTCAGTAATGAAGTGCAcgttttgtatttaattaaattgcAGCATTTGAGCTTAACTGATATGTACACTTGGAAATTTTTGCTGATCAGTATATATTCACCTATTCGTTCAttagtcttttttttttttttttatctttttttctactaTAGTTGCTGCTAAACACTGAGAAGTGGAAATCCCCATTTCTTAAGGAGATTTCTCTTCTATATTaacaaagaaatataaaaaaaaaaaaaaaaaaatgcatttattaattattcattatcTATTACTAATTATGCGTTGTCCACTGtttattgttttttgtttattgttttttgtttattgttttttgtttattgttttttgttcattGTTTATTGTTTATTGTTTATTGTTTATTGTTCATTGCTCATTATTCGTTATTAATTGTTCGTTATCCATACAGAGCAATATAACAAACAACGTTCTATAGTTCTGAAATCCTATGCCTTGACCAGACCCATGCACAGAACAGGATTTCAAGCTCTTAGAGCATTTTCCAAAGGGTGCTGATACATAAGGACTAGATGTATGACTTTCACCATAAAAGCCAGTTAATATTTTACCTTCTGAAGGGCATTCGAGGTCTAAATGTCCATCATTAAATTTCTTTGATTTGTTTACTGCACTATGAAAATCGTCCTTTGCAACAAGGGTTAATGTATTTATGCCAGACCATATTGTCCCATCTAAGCAAACTAGGTACATGTAGCTCTTATCATTTTCCTTGCTCATATTTAGAGAGCAGCTCTTCATTCCTAAAAAGGGAATATTAAGTGTGAAAGTGGATGGATGagaagaaatatatacagATGAGTAGATTAATAGATAGAAGGGTAAAAATAtaggtatataaataaataatacatgcaTATTGATGTGAGGAAAAgcaaatgaaaaacaaaacacGCCTGCGTAAGGAAGTTCATGCGATTATACATTCAAATATGCAAAATGaatactcatatatatatatatatatatatatatatatatatatatatacatgcacgtatacatatgcatgtacataaatatatgcatgtacgtatatgcCCATATAAGGGCAATACAAACCTGGTCTACATGGAGTAACGTAAGTCTTCTGAGCGGAATCATTTCTGCCCGAAGAAGCAGCAAATCCAAATCCAAATATGATCGTGTAGTCATTAGGGCATTTTACAGTATTAAAAGTTGAATCACTTACACTCACTACTTGATCAGAAAAGGGTAAAACTTGAGAGCCACAttccatatataaataagataTATCATATTTGTTTGAGTTCCCTTGTTTTGATGTACAACTACTTAAACCGGATTCACATAATTCAATATCATACCCTCTCAGCTTTCCAGTATTATTCCAGAAATtctgttttaaaatatacccAAATAAAACAATCATATCATGTGGGCATTCTGCACTGATAGGGGGTGGACCACTCTTCGTAACTGTTGAGGAAGTTATTAACTATAaacatggaaaaaaaaataggtaaTATTAAAGTGATATTGACAGTTAAGAAGGGTCGTAGCATTTGTCTTCCCGGTAAATGGGTAAGCATTGGTGTGCATGTtgttatgtatgtatgtatgtatatatatgtgtacgtaaAACAATGCGCAtgcatgtgtgtatatacgAAAGGGTACTCATGCATGTGTTAATTTGTTCATTACTATTTTTGTTATGTCTTTTTCATCCTTTTGCATTGTATCATGTGGCGAGAATCCATACAACCTTGAATAGTATAGTAACGCTTTTTCGTAGTCCCTTTTCAACTCATCCGAATCAAATGTAAAGGATAATGGAAAAAGTTTTATACTTATAGGCATAGGATTTTCAGAAACAGTTTTTGACCActcaaataaattttcttctttcgtTACATCTTTAATTGGATTTCCTCCTATAACAACCATTTGTTCACTCATTTCATAAGATTCATCATTATTACTTGAAGAGCTGTCAGAACTAACATTTGTTGAACCCCCTGCGCTTCCAAATCCAAACTGAGCTTGAATTTCAGCTTTTACGCTTACTCcgtcttttttcattttcttcacAGATGAATTGGATacgtttattatttttgttatcttACCccctatatttttaaaaaaggtaaGAATTACATAAATTGGGCGTCCCGCGTTGTGTTCGCATGGTTAGATGGGtgcacatataaacatatatatatatatatatatatatacatgcgtacatgtgtacatacatatataagtatgtacaTGCGTGcatctatgtatatatgcgtacaCATGTGTGGGTATTCGCATACACATAAAGGAAGAAAAGACTCAGGAAATTTAGCCTCTTTTGGCGGGCCTTTTAAAAcgacaaaaataatttctctttccttttcttctctcttttttttttttcctttagcTACCTAATTGAGCTTCATAAATTAGGTGTGTGCCATATGTTTTAAAGAATTGTATCCatggaaatatatttttacacacATCtaatgttttgttttgttcgTATACATCCGATCCGCATTCAGTGTCTTTTTCTAGTCCATTGAAATCCAGTGGAAGACCTTCCACTGCATTGATATATGCTTCAGTTTTCTCCCTAAAAAGGATTAAAGAAAagtttttatcttttattacTCTTATCTAGTTGTGTCATGTTATATGCtgtcttatttatttttttttttttttttctgctacTTAAATAGCTTTCTCAAGAACGTTTAGCAAAACTTTAAGCTAAATCTGGcccttttttgaaaatagaAATCAGTTCATACAcacgtgcatatatatgtaaacgtatgtgtgtatgtactTACATACAACACACATGTACGCTTGCCTATATTACCAAGGAACATAAGGGGGTAGCCCAATGGTATACTTGATACAATTTGATTTTACGTAATAGGTTTTACTTGTTCTCTTTGAAACTTCGCTAAGAAACTTCTTATAACCAACTGATGCTGAAAAAGACGCAAAAGTCATATATCCCCCGGATGCACTTGCTTCTGATGATAAATTACTGGTGTAGTCTGAAATACTGGAGCATTCCTTAATCTATGAAATGTGCATAAATGTTTAGAAGTAAATATGGTACTCGTCTGAATACAAAtccatatgtatgcatatatatagcaATTGTACAGCATGTATacaatatgtatgtatatatacatgtattactcattttttaaaaccaCATGATATTATGTTCGAGGACATACCATTTCCGCTCTACTGCAtgcattttcttttcttatcCATCCATTTAATGGCTGTAGGGTGTTTAAATCATTTGCTACTCCTCTATTACTCAGTTCCcagtttaataaatatatttgcgCCCTATACCCAGGGTCCGTTAAGGAGTCTGGCTCACCTAATGGATTTCCAAAAAGCAAATCATAACCTATACCTACAAAATATAGTCCTGGAAACACATTCATCTTATCTTTCACTATACCTTtattgtttaatatattaccttcatttttattatcttcttTATTATCATCTTCATCATCGTTATTGTTGTCATTATCTGTATACTTGTGgaatatattatcttttctttttaattttctttcagTTTCACTTTTGTTTTCatcattaaatttatatcttttaaaattttcctcagctttttttttattttcatttatatgttcttcatttttttcaattttaaaatgtttttttattcctttatcCTCTGCaagaaaaaatgttaaaaaggaaaattaaacACTTTCTATTGTATACATGACACgtatgtcttttttttttttttttttttttaaataattacgAACAATTATGAACAATTACGAATAATTaagtatttttcttatttttcatttttaccaTTATTTAAATCCTGATTATTCATGTTACTTAAATAgccattttcattttcatcttGGTTATCATCATTCTCTTCCTCTTCACTATCACTTAAATATGCTTCATCCGATGAGGAATCCCCTATAATAGGATTTAAAaacattcatataaatatatatcaacaaaaaaaaaaaaaaaaaattttatgtggAAAACTTTACACACAGTAGATagcatatgtttatattacatatatagtCAGTTTCTCTCACGGGCACACGAATATATGCCAGTGTACACATGTAAACACATTtatgtgcacatatacaaccctgtacatatatatattcccaTGTGGAATTATccgtatatataatgaaagcaaaataaaaaaccaCAAGGGCTAATGTAGCCCattccattttatatatattcacattttaaagctaaaaaaaaaaaaaaaaaaaaaaaaattatgaccAGTGCATAACATTACCTGCAGACGTAGACACTTCATCATCTTCATATAAGTCAACTAAATCTTCATCTTCTTTtcccatattttttttttgattaacaaatgaaatatcatttgtattattacATGATACTGCATTACATAAAATACTTGCATGTTTTTCTATATTCCTTAATTTCccattttcattaaatgcAATTTTTTCATTCCCCTTATAATTGTGATATTTACTCCTTGTAATGCGAGTACTTTTAACGTAACCTCGGtgacatatgtataatataataaacaacAATGAGACgtgttttttcatatttctcagctttatttgtttaaacacatatgtatgaaaatatatacattttatcttctttttttttttttttttcctgtctTTTATTCAAtcttgttttaaaaaaatcaaaatatatcTTGTACAATATAGTATATACTAAGGTGCAACAAATTAAGTACAGctctaatataaaatttaaattatatataaataagctGCCAAATATTAAGAGCTGAAGAgaggggggaaaaaaaaaaagaaaaaaaaaagatatactAACTGAGAagcttaaaaataaaaattgttcataatattggtaagaacatattttaaatattaagcatgctaaaaatatttttttacttttttttaaactacagcaaattatatatcaatataagTAATTAGAGCACGCTTGAATAACAGATTAAatctattttcttttttgacAGTTATTAATGGATAATCTTCTACtcattttaatgaa contains:
- the SIAP1 gene encoding sporozoite invasion-associated protein 1, putative, whose translation is MIEFPRVMFFLLSLVLLNVSKEYNIRNIGGNNLKNLRYPDNAGDITIAHPDSLTPNEEDQLGKNVIHRHANFIQASASSRNMLHDKERHASKNLVSHEITGVVKGIIEGQPISIALGAQYSNNFESLEVLTLTASSPTFRFKVPAGKYYLRTFGAAYMTPSAIKVNVPCEKCKFVNTLYTDSIDMSPYENDPNLFIYEWELQSSAPIALEHINTIHNDDAEWTHEHDLSNELKLDGSGAAATLKEFYGIELMGLWGSEYADRLLNVIAKFPKCIQLVTYDKEERSRQRKHQKWILVQEDLGAFDMDVEIFGEGDNENYSKIVRVSKEAFEYSKKIVKNPGSNGKYYSRRLEKVLIRALLSSDYELFSTYFEQKHGVTLLDPERNYSLVERVTGYSYNDYQPWRQNIEELVELATSWDEYPQGFQKVSGLKYLGRRKNGLKHPVYPTAPAVAFPAGAQRDSLLEFMESAFVNYRDISHLVLHEIGHFIYVNLLSSELKNIWISTGQWYEEPLSPSKWATKNELGFVSAYAHDKTPGEDFAESIAAFVLNPRLLNSRSSIKYNWIKSNVFSGSFYVTNGKHKFEVLNLGNEIFYFPGRVKKIHAEVLGSPSEDKKVKINITLLSSKGKKGCAKNAYARFFSEQQTFKDVYFYTEDHSECSHNLYTEFTMNPSESRGKWVVESLTFKGENNIDRYTGLGSFMLYLYINNQDEDIEKPIPLLESVSIYPYNGVGTEDSLLRLQILVLEDKNLKIFGGTYASFASRENSSYSYSNHTYQSYDQELDVSKLNRDYFVNDISTSGFRQVSMDSCSAYTDMNVPNLKCFQVMNPVHIPKYCVGGRYYFRQFAVEDDAGNQNILNVSSNKYYADLVPSSERDRQEPVVRNVQVSSKPANNQHDGETIVNVDFSVYDDLSGVYYIYIYLRDPHGGRHASHIDRTILPKGKEYKSIKHQILLPKGSMPGTWLLEEIKAIDMCKNESRNVYTYSVFVENN
- the PLP1 gene encoding perforin-like protein 1, whose protein sequence is MKKHVSLLFIILYICHRGYVKSTRITRSKYHNYKGNEKIAFNENGKLRNIEKHASILCNAVSCNNTNDISFVNQKKNMGKEDEDLVDLYEDDEVSTSAGDSSSDEAYLSDSEEEENDDNQDENENGYLSNMNNQDLNNEDKGIKKHFKIEKNEEHINENKKKAEENFKRYKFNDENKSETERKLKRKDNIFHKYTDNDNNNDDEDDNKEDNKNEGNILNNKGIVKDKMNVFPGLYFVGIGYDLLFGNPLGEPDSLTDPGYRAQIYLLNWELSNRGVANDLNTLQPLNGWIRKENACSRAEMIKECSSISDYTSNLSSEASASGGYMTFASFSASVGYKKFLSEVSKRTSKTYYVKSNCIKYTIGLPPYVPWEKTEAYINAVEGLPLDFNGLEKDTECGSDVYEQNKTLDVCKNIFPWIQFFKTYGTHLIYEAQLGGKITKIINVSNSSVKKMKKDGVSVKAEIQAQFGFGSAGGSTNVSSDSSSSNNDESYEMSEQMVVIGGNPIKDVTKEENLFEWSKTVSENPMPISIKLFPLSFTFDSDELKRDYEKALLYYSRLYGFSPHDTMQKDEKDITKILITSSTVTKSGPPPISAECPHDMIVLFGYILKQNFWNNTGKLRGYDIELCESGLSSCTSKQGNSNKYDISYLYMECGSQVLPFSDQVVSVSDSTFNTVKCPNDYTIIFGFGFAASSGRNDSAQKTYVTPCRPGMKSCSLNMSKENDKSYMYLVCLDGTIWSGINTLTLVAKDDFHSAVNKSKKFNDGHLDLECPSEGKILTGFYGESHTSSPYVSAPFGKCSKSLKSCSVHGSGQGIGFQNYRTLFVILLCMDNEQLITNNEQ